The following are from one region of the Segatella oris genome:
- a CDS encoding porin family protein, whose protein sequence is MKKVMIAFAAMLISLSANAQNILGDSISLTARVGYSLGGTAPVGLPRTIRHMNSYTLMPNFQFGIDAERRISPLMGVMLGLRLENKGMQVDARVKNYHMAIEQGTQHLEGQFTGDVKTKVNEWMFTVPVMAAFHVGDDVRLKAGMYASYVLSRQFEGYAHGGYLRVGGPTGAKINIGEEPGQRGDYDFSNHMRRLQVGLTVGCDWTFCEKWGGYLDLNWGLNGIHHSSFKTIEQTLYPIFATVGATYNL, encoded by the coding sequence ATGAAAAAAGTCATGATAGCCTTTGCCGCAATGCTCATCAGCCTTTCGGCAAATGCACAAAACATTCTCGGGGACAGCATCTCGCTGACTGCAAGAGTAGGATATTCACTCGGAGGAACGGCACCTGTGGGGCTTCCCCGCACTATCCGACACATGAACAGCTATACCCTGATGCCGAATTTTCAGTTTGGAATTGATGCCGAACGCCGTATTTCGCCGCTCATGGGCGTCATGTTGGGACTTCGTTTGGAGAATAAAGGCATGCAGGTTGACGCTCGTGTGAAGAACTATCACATGGCCATTGAGCAGGGAACGCAGCATCTTGAAGGCCAATTTACGGGCGATGTGAAGACGAAAGTAAACGAATGGATGTTCACGGTGCCTGTAATGGCAGCCTTTCATGTAGGCGATGATGTGCGACTGAAAGCCGGAATGTATGCTTCTTACGTGCTCTCGCGCCAGTTTGAAGGCTATGCTCACGGTGGATATCTACGCGTGGGAGGGCCTACCGGGGCCAAAATCAACATCGGAGAAGAGCCTGGTCAACGTGGAGATTACGACTTCAGCAACCACATGCGCCGTCTACAAGTGGGGCTTACCGTGGGTTGTGACTGGACTTTCTGCGAAAAATGGGGCGGTTATCTCGACTTGAACTGGGGCTTGAACGGCATCCACCACAGCAGTTTCAAGACCATAGAGCAAACCCTCTATCCTATATTTGCGACGGTTGGCGCAACATATAATCTGTAA
- a CDS encoding cobaltochelatase subunit CobN yields the protein MRKKIFLAIAALILLVAGGIVWHTWFSVTRIAFVNYQTITLSRIAKANDNSFIKIKDVSTEELSELGHYDAVCIEAMGLRLTMEQREEIEKARKKGVPIVCTMITNPDNDFTSMDSVTADTLKRYISNGGYKNYRSMLNYIRKYIDRKLISAPEPQPLIEKIYGLLYHADPKHSDAEDIQFNNVSEYHAFLKRNGLWKSQAPAILITGSMGEPRELIARLEATGNIVYPVNSIREFIGEHHVDSIHVAAVINMAHGRMGDDVVEFLKNRNILLFSPLNINRTVKSWEDDKMGMNGGFLSQSVVMPEIDGALRPFVLFGHFLGKDGLNYVATIPERLDQFVKTVNNYISLGKKQNKDKRVAIYYYKGPGQNAMMAGGMEVGPSLYNLLVKLKNEGYDVSGLPSSSEKLEGMIQKQGAVFGLYAKGAFDTFMKRERPELITRQQYESWVKATLQPKKYAEVVKAFGEFPGAYMNTPDGKLGIARLKFGNVVLLPQNAAGKGDNSFKIAHGTDAAPPHTYIASYLWTQFGFKADILIHFGTHGSLEFTPKKQVALSSLDWPDRLVGATPHFYLYTIGNVGEGLIAKRRSYAGLQSYLTAPFMESSLRGTYRELAEKIKIYNDKLAHHRQDVAKASLAVKALTIQLGIHRELELDSIPGKPYSENDILRIDNFAEEIATTKINGKLYTLGVPYEPARITSSVYAMSTDPIAYSLYAIDKALGRADNTIAKHNVRFTQRYLTPAKALVGKLLTNPAYATDGIVCATAHITPQQLSKARLVHKEITAPKDMMAMMMGGMSKGKSSMKSMPDMVKGNMSKSMGKRPGMKDRMSNAKDGNSKNMGRMPKMIKGGMPQKPSYNKRDKDFAFAVVELERTIRNVSLYKKNLLSSPQMELNSLINAMNGGYTAPSPGGDPIANPNTLPTGRNLYGINAEATPSESAWEKGKDLAENTIEIYKRRHHDSIPRKVSYTLWSGEFIETEGATIAQVLYMLGVEPIRDGFGRVSDLKLIPSAELGRPRIDVVVQTSGQLRDLAASRLFLINRAVEMAAAAKDDKFENQVSEGVKETERVLTDKGVSPKEARELASRRVFGGMNGNYGTGIQAMVMSSDRWEKRSEIADTYLNNMGAFYGDTKHWEQFKEYAFEAALTRTDVVVQPRQSNTWGALSLDHVYEFMGGLNLAVRKVTGKDPDAYLSDYRNRQNMKMQEVKEAIGIESRTTIFNPTYIKEHMKGGASSADGFAAIVQNTFGWEVMKPAAIDNELWNEIYNVYIKDKFNLGINKFFEEKNPAAIEEITAVMLESARKGMWKASHQQVEALAKRHVELVNKYKPSCSGFVCDNAKLRQFIVDNNADKQANESYAKHIEKIRESGLGDKKGIKMQKETLSDTTTEKHILSNLFVVAAAFAIIVTLIWIVRRNRKLRNMK from the coding sequence ATGAGAAAAAAGATATTTCTCGCAATTGCAGCACTGATATTGTTGGTTGCGGGTGGTATAGTCTGGCACACATGGTTCAGTGTTACGCGCATAGCTTTTGTCAACTATCAAACCATTACGCTTAGCAGGATAGCTAAAGCCAATGATAACTCCTTTATCAAAATTAAGGATGTAAGTACGGAAGAATTGTCAGAGTTAGGTCACTATGATGCTGTTTGTATTGAAGCCATGGGACTTCGACTTACTATGGAGCAGCGTGAAGAAATAGAAAAAGCTCGTAAGAAGGGGGTGCCAATTGTGTGTACAATGATCACAAACCCTGATAATGATTTCACTTCTATGGATTCAGTTACCGCCGACACACTAAAGCGTTATATCAGCAATGGCGGCTATAAGAACTATCGAAGTATGCTTAATTATATTCGTAAATACATAGATAGGAAACTAATTTCGGCACCGGAACCCCAGCCATTGATAGAGAAGATTTACGGATTGCTCTATCATGCAGATCCAAAGCATAGTGATGCGGAAGATATTCAATTTAATAACGTTAGCGAATACCATGCTTTCTTGAAACGTAATGGTCTATGGAAATCTCAGGCTCCTGCGATATTGATTACGGGTTCAATGGGAGAACCGAGAGAGCTGATAGCTCGTTTAGAGGCTACAGGAAATATTGTCTATCCTGTTAATTCTATCAGGGAGTTTATTGGAGAACATCATGTAGATAGTATTCATGTGGCTGCAGTTATCAATATGGCACACGGACGTATGGGTGATGACGTAGTGGAGTTTCTAAAGAACAGAAATATTCTTCTTTTCTCTCCACTTAACATAAATAGAACTGTAAAGTCTTGGGAAGATGATAAAATGGGTATGAATGGTGGTTTCCTCTCTCAAAGTGTAGTGATGCCGGAAATAGATGGTGCACTACGTCCATTCGTATTGTTCGGTCATTTTCTTGGTAAAGATGGTCTAAATTATGTTGCAACAATCCCAGAGAGGCTTGATCAGTTTGTCAAGACCGTTAATAATTATATCAGCCTTGGCAAAAAGCAGAATAAAGATAAGCGTGTAGCTATTTATTATTACAAAGGCCCTGGACAAAATGCGATGATGGCAGGCGGGATGGAAGTCGGTCCTTCACTTTATAATCTTTTAGTCAAATTAAAAAATGAAGGCTATGATGTATCGGGCCTTCCCAGTTCATCAGAGAAGCTTGAAGGGATGATCCAGAAGCAAGGTGCAGTTTTTGGACTATATGCCAAGGGAGCTTTTGATACGTTTATGAAAAGAGAACGGCCGGAACTGATTACGCGCCAGCAATATGAAAGTTGGGTAAAAGCAACATTGCAACCAAAGAAATATGCAGAGGTAGTCAAAGCTTTCGGTGAATTTCCTGGCGCATATATGAATACACCTGATGGTAAACTCGGTATAGCCCGACTTAAGTTTGGAAATGTAGTTTTGTTGCCACAGAATGCTGCTGGTAAAGGGGATAACTCTTTCAAAATAGCACATGGCACTGATGCAGCACCTCCCCACACTTATATAGCCTCTTATCTATGGACACAGTTTGGATTTAAGGCAGACATACTTATTCATTTCGGAACACACGGAAGTTTGGAATTCACTCCTAAGAAACAAGTGGCATTAAGTAGTTTAGACTGGCCGGATAGACTTGTGGGAGCTACACCTCATTTCTATCTATATACTATTGGTAATGTAGGGGAGGGCTTGATAGCCAAGCGGCGTTCGTATGCGGGACTTCAGTCATATCTTACTGCGCCTTTCATGGAAAGTAGTCTTAGAGGAACCTACCGTGAATTAGCAGAGAAGATTAAGATATATAACGATAAACTCGCCCACCATCGACAAGATGTAGCCAAAGCTTCACTGGCTGTTAAGGCACTAACTATTCAATTAGGCATTCACCGTGAACTGGAACTTGATAGTATCCCTGGGAAACCATATTCGGAGAACGATATTCTCAGAATAGATAATTTTGCAGAAGAAATAGCTACAACTAAAATCAATGGTAAACTTTATACACTGGGAGTGCCCTATGAACCTGCTCGTATTACAAGTAGTGTCTATGCGATGTCTACTGATCCTATAGCCTATTCGCTTTATGCTATAGACAAAGCTTTAGGGCGTGCAGATAACACGATAGCTAAACATAATGTACGCTTTACACAACGCTATCTTACACCCGCAAAGGCATTAGTAGGCAAGTTGCTTACCAACCCTGCTTATGCAACAGATGGCATAGTGTGCGCTACTGCACATATTACTCCTCAACAGTTATCTAAAGCGCGTCTTGTCCATAAGGAAATTACAGCGCCTAAAGATATGATGGCTATGATGATGGGGGGAATGTCAAAAGGTAAGTCTTCAATGAAGAGTATGCCTGACATGGTGAAAGGCAATATGTCTAAGTCTATGGGGAAAAGGCCTGGCATGAAAGACAGAATGTCAAATGCGAAAGACGGGAACTCCAAGAATATGGGCAGAATGCCAAAGATGATAAAGGGAGGAATGCCTCAGAAGCCTTCATACAACAAACGTGATAAAGATTTTGCTTTTGCAGTTGTTGAATTAGAACGCACTATCCGTAATGTTTCACTGTATAAGAAGAACCTGTTGAGCAGTCCTCAGATGGAACTGAATAGTTTAATTAACGCTATGAATGGTGGATATACTGCTCCTTCGCCCGGTGGTGATCCCATTGCTAATCCCAACACTCTCCCTACTGGACGTAATTTATATGGTATCAATGCAGAAGCTACCCCCAGCGAGTCAGCTTGGGAAAAAGGGAAAGACTTGGCAGAGAATACCATAGAAATTTATAAACGCCGCCACCATGACAGCATTCCGCGTAAAGTTAGTTACACGCTGTGGAGTGGTGAGTTCATCGAAACAGAGGGAGCAACCATTGCTCAAGTGCTATATATGCTTGGTGTGGAGCCTATTAGAGATGGTTTTGGGCGTGTGAGCGACCTTAAGCTTATCCCTTCTGCTGAGCTTGGGCGTCCCAGAATTGATGTTGTTGTGCAGACCTCAGGACAGTTACGTGACCTTGCTGCCTCACGCTTATTTCTCATCAATCGTGCCGTTGAAATGGCTGCAGCTGCTAAAGATGATAAGTTTGAAAATCAAGTGAGCGAAGGTGTAAAGGAAACCGAACGTGTCTTGACTGATAAGGGCGTATCGCCTAAAGAGGCAAGAGAACTTGCTTCAAGGCGTGTGTTCGGTGGAATGAATGGAAACTATGGCACAGGTATACAGGCAATGGTTATGAGCAGTGACCGATGGGAGAAGCGATCAGAAATTGCTGATACGTATTTAAATAATATGGGAGCTTTCTATGGCGACACAAAGCATTGGGAACAATTCAAAGAATATGCCTTTGAAGCTGCCCTTACACGGACAGATGTTGTCGTACAACCACGCCAGAGCAATACCTGGGGTGCATTAAGTCTTGATCATGTTTATGAGTTCATGGGTGGACTTAATCTTGCTGTGCGCAAGGTAACGGGCAAGGACCCCGATGCTTATTTGAGCGACTATCGCAACAGACAAAACATGAAAATGCAAGAAGTGAAAGAAGCCATAGGCATAGAAAGTCGTACGACTATCTTCAATCCTACTTATATTAAAGAACATATGAAAGGTGGAGCCAGTTCTGCCGATGGATTTGCAGCTATCGTACAAAACACTTTTGGCTGGGAAGTGATGAAACCTGCTGCTATTGACAATGAATTATGGAATGAAATCTATAATGTATATATCAAAGATAAGTTCAACCTTGGTATCAATAAGTTCTTCGAAGAAAAGAATCCTGCTGCCATTGAAGAAATTACTGCCGTTATGCTTGAAAGTGCTCGAAAGGGCATGTGGAAAGCTTCACATCAGCAAGTGGAAGCTTTGGCAAAACGACACGTGGAACTTGTGAATAAATACAAACCTTCTTGTTCAGGATTTGTTTGCGACAATGCGAAGCTAAGACAGTTTATTGTTGACAATAACGCAGATAAACAGGCAAATGAAAGCTATGCAAAGCATATAGAGAAGATACGTGAAAGTGGCCTTGGCGACAAAAAGGGTATTAAAATGCAGAAAGAGACACTTTCCGATACTACTACTGAGAAGCATATATTAAGCAACTTGTTTGTTGTTGCAGCAGCATTTGCCATTATTGTCACACTCATATGGATAGTGCGTCGTAATCGCAAGTTGCGTAACATGAAATAA
- a CDS encoding DUF2149 domain-containing protein: MRRHRLLSQDSDFDPMSVVGNLFDIAMVFAVALMVALVTRYNMTEMFSTEDFTMVKNPGKENMEIVSKKGQKIERYTPSHNQDNSNGAKGRKVGIAYELENGEIIYVPE; this comes from the coding sequence ATGAGACGGCATAGACTACTCTCCCAAGATAGTGATTTCGACCCGATGAGCGTGGTTGGAAATCTCTTTGACATTGCCATGGTCTTCGCTGTAGCACTGATGGTGGCACTTGTCACACGCTATAATATGACCGAAATGTTTAGTACTGAAGACTTCACAATGGTGAAGAACCCAGGTAAGGAAAACATGGAGATTGTCAGTAAGAAAGGACAAAAGATCGAACGTTATACGCCTTCGCACAATCAAGACAATAGTAATGGTGCCAAAGGAAGGAAAGTAGGAATAGCTTATGAACTTGAGAACGGTGAAATTATCTATGTGCCTGAATAA
- a CDS encoding MotA/TolQ/ExbB proton channel family protein: MTYISDFLFWISTGLLVPVIILLLVLFGRALLLLGTFFGQYMNMRKLHGTVIAEMENLTVDNVSSLSTRLPVQTSSLLLSYIYRMLNAQGSHAQINRLLSQYEIAADKEMGISKTLSKLGPVLGLMGTLIPMGPALVGLSTGDIASMAYNMQVAFATTVVGLFSGAVGVVTLQVKKRWHMQELTQLEFLAELLTSENPAYETA; this comes from the coding sequence ATGACTTATATATCAGATTTCTTGTTTTGGATTTCAACAGGCTTACTCGTTCCTGTCATTATCCTACTTCTTGTGCTTTTTGGCAGGGCACTCCTACTGCTCGGTACATTCTTTGGACAGTATATGAACATGAGGAAACTGCATGGTACTGTTATTGCAGAAATGGAAAATCTCACGGTTGATAATGTAAGTTCGCTCAGTACGCGCTTACCGGTTCAGACTTCTTCACTCTTGTTATCATACATATATCGTATGCTCAACGCTCAAGGAAGTCATGCCCAAATCAACCGTTTGCTGTCGCAATACGAAATCGCTGCTGACAAAGAGATGGGTATTTCAAAGACTTTATCCAAGTTAGGCCCAGTGTTAGGACTCATGGGTACGCTTATACCGATGGGGCCGGCCTTAGTAGGACTGTCTACAGGAGATATTGCTTCCATGGCTTATAACATGCAGGTAGCATTTGCTACGACCGTTGTCGGACTCTTTTCAGGCGCAGTGGGTGTCGTGACATTACAGGTAAAGAAACGGTGGCATATGCAGGAACTCACTCAACTTGAGTTTCTCGCAGAGTTATTAACTTCTGAAAATCCAGCGTATGAGACGGCATAG